The following is a genomic window from Bombina bombina isolate aBomBom1 chromosome 3, aBomBom1.pri, whole genome shotgun sequence.
atgtgtcctaatccagtttctaacgaggaacgtctgttacacaatcttgatgtggttcgtgctttaaagttctatctaaaagcaattaaagacttcagacaaacatcgtccttgtttgtcgtctattctggcaagagaagaggtcaaaaggcgactgcgacctctctgtctttctggctgaaaagcatcatccggttggcttatgagactgctggaaggcagcctcctgaacgaattacagctcactctactagagctgtggcttccacatgggctttcaagaatgaggcttctgttgaacagatctgtaaggcagcgacttggtcttcactgcatacatttgccaaattttacaaattcgatacttttgcttcttcggaggctatttttgggagaaaggttttacaagcagtggtgccttccgtttaggttacctgacttgttccctcgcttcatccgtgtcctaaagctttggtattggttcccacaagtaaggatgaagccgtggaccggatacaccaatgtaggagaaaacagaatttatgtttacctgataaatttctttctcctacggtgtatccggtccacggcccaccctggcattttagtcaggtttaactttatttttgtaatctacagtcaccactgcaccctatggttctcctttttctcctaacagtcggtcgaatgactgggggggcggagcatgaggggagctatatggacagctctgctgtgtgctctctttgccacttcctgtagggattgagaatatcccacaagtaaggatgaagccatggaccggatacaccgtaggagaaagaaatttatcaggtaaacataaattctgtttttgcttatttttaaataacattgtgctgattttcagaatcccaaccaagccccaaagttttaggagaatactgatataTTCCTTCTCCAgctggcttctgtttgtgtaaagggtcttttcatatgtgatggggggggggggggggagtgtctgctatttcccacttgcagtgggtgttccagtaaccttttaaacagagctaaactggaagcttctaagtaagtttttaaacggttttatactggatccgtatatatccgtatctgtgcatattattctttatagtagtgtctattacatgcagttatataaaaattggtgtatactgtccctttaatctaaggtaagactttaagatgactaaggtgtcgGACTGTCCCTTAAAAAcgaaagtatacaccaattttcatataactgcatgaaatagacactactataaagaataataagctcagatactgatataaaaatccagtataaaaccgtttaaagaaaacttacttagaagcacccagtttagctctattaaaaaggtagctggaacacccactgcaagtgggaaatatcagacactccccccctccccttcctttgcatatgaaaatccctttacacaatcaggagcaagctggagtaggtatacattagtattctcctaaaactatggggcttggttagaagtcagaaaatcagagcaatgttatttcaaaataagcaaaactatatatttaaaaaaacaaacaaacctgtatgggctatataaatggatcatctacaaaatatttatataaagaaaaatcttgtgcataatgtccatttaagcattTTTCAGCTTTTTCTGTGTAGCATTTGTAAAATTCACTTGTTCCAAAATGTTATTAGGCTTTTGTATGCATTTGCAAGTGTGGGTGAGGGAGAAAGCCTTACAGCAGGGTTCTGGATCTTAACATGCTGTATAAGTGGGGCCTGTCTGTGCAAACACAATCCAGCATATGTTAGAAATAGAAAAAAGAACTGTGGAAGTCGCTACATCAACATGCTCAAGCTATATGACATGAAAATGTTTACCAAACATTGTTAAACACAAGTTAGGTCATGGTTAACAGTTGTCTTTTACGGCAGTTTAGATACAGCCACAGGCACTCCACTTTATACTTAATAGTTCATGCACTGAGTGGTTAAGAGTActtcttctttcttccttcttctttctttcttcgtcTCTCAAGAATCggagcatatcattttaataataaacaaatattccggtttgcttctattatcaaatttgttctgtATCTTGGTATGCTTTGTAAAGCAATGGTGCATTAAAGCTAAATGTATTAATGCAATAAGGACACTGTGTGAATATGCAGTGGTCACAACATTTATACattaaataaagcaaaaatgtTGGGTTGAGAACTTTCATCAGTCTGTTTATTGTAacccctttataaatatatatttttttaaattaaagggacataaaaacccatgattcagaaagactacaatttttaaaaaagttttcaattgctTAGTTTTACTTCATTcaaattgtattctttgttaaaaagcaggtaggtaTGTTCAGGAGCgtgtgcatgtctggagcactatatggcagcagttttacaaaaatacaGTTCACAATATaatatatttgcaagagcactagatggcagcagtgtttgttgccatgcagtgctccagacacaagCATGCTGCttacattaaaaaagcaaatttgataatagaagtaaattagacatttaaaaaacaaaacaaaactgaatgctctgtctgaataataaaaataaacaaatgttgGTTACGTATCCCTTAATATGAagcgcaaacattttcttttgtgactcacagAGCAGATCATTTTaagaatttccaatttacttctattatcaaatttgctttgttcccatgatattctgtgttgaagaggtacctaggtaggcacctggagctttacatgacagggaatagtgctgccatctagtgctcttgcaaatggataacattcttgtaaaagggctgccatatagtgctccagaaatgggccgactcctacgCATGTCAatgatttttcaacaaaagataccaatagaacaaataagaattgataatagaaataaagtttttttaaaaatgtatgctctgactcatgaagacaaatttgagtttcatatcccttttaaattcttCAAAATTGTGCTTGGCAGTAATCAAATGATTATGCATTGCAACTCATTTGAATTATTTTTCTTCACAGGTAACCGAGTTAAATGAGGCACTATCAAATGAAGAAAGAAACTTGTTGTCGGTTGCATACAAGAATGTTGTTGGAGCACGGCGTTCATCTTGGAGGGTTATTAGTAGTATTGAACAAAAAACCTCAGCTGATGGAAATGAAAAAAAGATTGAAATGGTACGGGCATACcgtgaaaaaattgaaaaagagtTGGAAGCTGTGTGTCAAGATGTGCTGAATCTTCTGGATAACTTCCTGATCAAGAATTGCAGTGAAACACAATATGAAAGTAAAGTGTTCTACTTAAAAATGAAAGGGGATTATTACAGATATCTTGCTGAAGTGGCCACTGGTGAGAAAAGAGCGACCGTGGTTGAATCTTCAGAGAAGGCTTACAGTGAGGCTCATGAGATAAGTAAAGAGCATATGCAGCCTACTCA
Proteins encoded in this region:
- the YWHAG gene encoding 14-3-3 protein gamma, translated to MVDREQLVQKARLAEQAERYDDMAAAMKAVTELNEALSNEERNLLSVAYKNVVGARRSSWRVISSIEQKTSADGNEKKIEMVRAYREKIEKELEAVCQDVLNLLDNFLIKNCSETQYESKVFYLKMKGDYYRYLAEVATGEKRATVVESSEKAYSEAHEISKEHMQPTHPIRLGLALNYSVFYYEIQNAPEQACHLAKTAFDDAIAELDTLNEDSYKDSTLIMQLLRDNLTLWTSDQQDDDGGEGNN